A region of Maridesulfovibrio sp. DNA encodes the following proteins:
- a CDS encoding RNA methyltransferase — protein sequence MLDNLSIVLFGTKYPENVGSSARAMTNMGCNNLTLVRPASWNMDKAMPLATVKARDIVQKAAISEDLSEALKGQTRVYGTTARTGGWRKGVMTPSTAAPHIVEQLRAGEKVAVVFGPEDRGLTNDETQLCSRLINIPTSHENSSLNLSQAVLIILYECFKNALDKPFTPAGPPEERSTSFEEQEILASNLQETLLAIDFLKADNPDYWMMPVRRFMSRIDIKRNEFNLLMGICRQIKWIAGQAGKK from the coding sequence ATGCTGGACAATCTGAGCATAGTACTTTTCGGTACAAAATACCCTGAAAACGTCGGGTCATCGGCTCGCGCCATGACTAATATGGGCTGCAACAACCTGACACTTGTGCGCCCCGCATCATGGAACATGGACAAGGCCATGCCGCTGGCTACAGTCAAAGCCCGCGATATCGTGCAAAAAGCCGCTATTTCCGAAGACCTCTCCGAAGCCCTGAAAGGGCAGACAAGGGTCTACGGGACCACCGCCCGCACTGGAGGGTGGCGCAAGGGAGTGATGACTCCTTCCACAGCAGCTCCGCACATCGTGGAGCAACTCCGGGCCGGGGAAAAAGTGGCTGTGGTTTTCGGTCCTGAAGACCGGGGCCTGACCAACGACGAGACACAACTTTGCTCCAGATTGATCAACATCCCCACCAGCCATGAAAACAGCTCACTGAATCTCTCTCAAGCGGTACTTATCATCTTGTATGAATGCTTTAAAAACGCGCTGGACAAACCTTTTACCCCTGCAGGTCCTCCTGAAGAGCGCTCCACCTCATTTGAAGAACAGGAAATTCTGGCCTCAAACCTTCAGGAAACCCTGCTCGCAATAGACTTCCTTAAAGCGGACAATCCCGATTACTGGATGATGCCGGTCCGGAGATTCATGTCCAGAATCGACATCAAACGCAACGAATTCAACCTGCTGATGGGAATCTGCCGCCAGATCAAATGGATAGCCGGTCAGGCTGGCAAAAAATAA
- a CDS encoding tetratricopeptide repeat protein, with protein MTENNTIQDLSGVFSRQRVAKVGTGTTTRRVAQIGYYFVEQMAEDLFQVRPLNSNFVPTGDPEGITRDELLESYTPEPEMYHQQVLPNMKELQKTLARADRLRQQGNSFSAEMEYNNSLKIDEMNVRGNFGVGLCLMQRGETERANDIFARLVSMDAPFAPEHKHMFNDFGISLRKSKMIPQAVEYYSKAIALSPEDEHLRYNLARAYFEDKQYDKAREHLAKCLEINPDFAEAKKFVAYLDKNKLG; from the coding sequence ATGACTGAAAACAATACCATTCAAGATCTAAGCGGAGTTTTCTCGCGCCAAAGAGTCGCCAAGGTCGGAACCGGAACCACCACCCGCCGCGTAGCCCAGATCGGCTACTATTTTGTAGAACAGATGGCTGAAGACCTTTTTCAAGTCCGTCCCCTGAACAGCAATTTTGTTCCTACCGGGGACCCGGAAGGTATCACCCGCGATGAACTTCTGGAGTCATACACCCCTGAGCCGGAGATGTATCACCAGCAGGTCCTGCCCAATATGAAGGAACTGCAGAAAACCCTCGCCCGCGCAGACCGCCTTCGTCAGCAGGGGAATTCCTTCAGTGCCGAGATGGAATACAACAACTCCCTTAAAATCGATGAAATGAACGTACGCGGCAACTTCGGCGTAGGGCTCTGCCTCATGCAGCGGGGTGAAACCGAGCGGGCCAATGATATTTTTGCCCGCCTTGTTTCCATGGATGCACCCTTTGCTCCTGAGCACAAACACATGTTCAATGATTTCGGCATCAGCCTGCGCAAATCAAAAATGATTCCGCAGGCGGTTGAATACTACTCCAAAGCTATTGCCCTCAGCCCCGAAGACGAACACCTGCGCTACAACCTTGCTCGGGCTTATTTTGAAGATAAACAATACGATAAAGCACGTGAACATCTTGCCAAGTGTTTGGAAATAAACCCTGATTTCGCTGAAGCTAAAAAATTTGTCGCTTATCTGGATAAAAATAAGCTGGGCTGA
- a CDS encoding cobyrinate a,c-diamide synthase — MNSIKGFIVAGTHSGCGKTSVTLGLMAALSSRGIRVQPFKTGPDFIDPGHHTRAAGRACHNLDGWMLSGKTLRDIFSRYAQDADACIVEGVMGLYDGYSALDETGSTAHLSKELNLPVILVVDAGSMARSAAALVQGFCNFDPETPVAGVIFNRVGSSNHALILEEAISLTDVPLLGCLPRRQEIATPSRHLGLVTPEHLEDLDSKYKNLADWVEENLDLEQIIEALPDIPVQPRFDEVPMIPRTRIGVAQDDAFSFYYEENLRLLREAGAELVPFSPIEDKDLPENISGLYFGGGYPELAAFDLAQNTKLRRAIADFSAAGHPVYAECGGFMYLMESISKDDRVFPMCGIFPVRCSMQSRFQSLGYREVELSQSTILGPEGTIIRGHEFHYSALEEMEKIQQKSYRVTCKNNISASEGFIANENTLGSYIHLHFASNPQVAKNFVNACAESSRTEEI, encoded by the coding sequence ATGAACTCCATCAAAGGCTTCATTGTAGCAGGAACGCACAGCGGCTGCGGTAAGACCTCGGTTACACTGGGACTTATGGCTGCGCTCTCCAGTCGCGGCATAAGGGTTCAGCCTTTCAAGACTGGTCCGGATTTCATTGATCCGGGGCATCACACCCGCGCTGCGGGTAGGGCATGCCACAACCTTGACGGCTGGATGCTCTCCGGCAAGACCCTGCGTGACATTTTTTCCCGCTATGCCCAAGATGCCGACGCATGCATCGTGGAAGGAGTCATGGGTCTTTATGACGGCTATTCCGCCCTTGATGAGACAGGCTCCACAGCCCATCTTTCCAAAGAGCTGAACCTGCCTGTAATTCTGGTTGTTGATGCCGGGTCCATGGCCCGTTCAGCTGCCGCTTTGGTACAGGGATTTTGTAATTTCGATCCCGAGACCCCTGTAGCCGGAGTTATTTTCAACCGAGTTGGCAGCAGCAACCATGCCCTGATTCTGGAAGAAGCAATTTCATTGACTGATGTTCCGCTTCTCGGTTGCCTGCCCCGGCGGCAGGAAATAGCCACTCCCTCACGCCATCTGGGGCTTGTAACCCCGGAGCACCTTGAAGATCTCGACTCAAAATATAAAAACCTTGCCGACTGGGTAGAAGAAAACCTTGATCTGGAACAAATCATTGAGGCTCTGCCGGATATCCCGGTACAGCCCCGTTTTGACGAAGTTCCAATGATTCCACGCACAAGAATCGGAGTGGCTCAAGACGACGCTTTCTCCTTTTACTACGAAGAAAATCTGCGTCTGCTGCGCGAAGCCGGAGCGGAGCTGGTCCCCTTTTCACCAATTGAAGACAAAGATCTGCCTGAAAATATTTCCGGTCTCTACTTCGGCGGCGGATACCCAGAACTGGCGGCCTTTGATCTGGCTCAGAATACTAAGCTCCGCCGGGCGATAGCTGACTTCTCCGCAGCCGGGCATCCGGTATACGCTGAGTGTGGAGGTTTTATGTACCTCATGGAATCAATCAGCAAAGATGACCGGGTTTTCCCCATGTGCGGAATTTTTCCCGTACGCTGCTCCATGCAATCCCGCTTTCAGTCCCTCGGATACCGTGAAGTGGAACTTTCCCAATCAACAATCCTCGGCCCGGAAGGGACAATCATCCGGGGACATGAATTCCACTACTCCGCCCTGGAAGAAATGGAAAAGATTCAGCAAAAATCATATCGGGTAACCTGCAAAAACAATATCTCCGCCAGTGAAGGTTTCATAGCCAATGAGAATACACTGGGCAGCTACATCCATCTGCACTTTGCCAGCAATCCGCAAGTTGCTAAAAATTTTGTGAATGCCTGTGCAGAATCTTCCCGTACGGAAGAAATTTAA
- the dinB gene encoding DNA polymerase IV, translating into MQKYIMHIDMDAFFASVEQLDNPELRGKPVGVGSLHERSVLSAASYEARKFGVRSAMPVRQALKLCPELQVVSGSRHRYKEISHKVMEVLGNYTPVVEQASIDEAYIDITGTEKLFGPPLQIARSIKSDIRKATGLTASVGIAPVKFLAKIASDLNKPDGISIIKANQVQDFLKKLPVEKIPGVGKKALPRLRSFGITYAADLRRYPPEFWKERFGERGLVLYDKGAGIDPTPVTGRAPMKSSSAENTFGADVSDIHTLKTLLLKQSERIAADIRSHEVKGRTVTLKIKFPDFRQITRSRTLDSRTSHAGTIYKTVCALLDAERPLGPVRLIGVGISNFEGRNRQLSLLEDPEKPNKNKKLDQLDKAVDQVRSKFGKNILTRGRLLEDE; encoded by the coding sequence ATGCAGAAGTATATTATGCATATAGATATGGACGCTTTTTTCGCGTCCGTTGAGCAGCTGGATAATCCGGAACTACGCGGCAAGCCTGTCGGAGTAGGCTCCCTTCATGAACGTTCCGTGCTGAGTGCGGCCTCTTACGAAGCCCGTAAATTCGGTGTCCGTTCAGCCATGCCAGTGAGGCAGGCACTGAAGCTCTGTCCTGAATTGCAGGTGGTTTCCGGCAGCAGACACAGATACAAAGAAATTTCACACAAGGTTATGGAAGTGCTGGGCAATTACACCCCGGTGGTTGAACAGGCTTCAATTGATGAAGCATACATCGACATAACCGGAACGGAAAAACTTTTCGGCCCCCCGCTGCAGATTGCCAGATCCATCAAATCCGACATCCGAAAAGCTACCGGGCTTACCGCATCGGTGGGCATTGCTCCGGTAAAATTTCTAGCCAAAATTGCCTCGGACCTGAACAAGCCGGATGGAATATCCATCATCAAGGCCAATCAAGTGCAGGACTTCCTGAAAAAACTTCCTGTGGAAAAGATACCCGGCGTCGGCAAGAAAGCCCTGCCCCGCTTACGCTCCTTCGGCATCACCTATGCTGCTGATTTGCGGCGCTATCCACCTGAATTCTGGAAAGAAAGATTCGGCGAACGTGGGCTGGTCCTCTACGACAAGGGTGCGGGAATTGATCCCACGCCTGTTACAGGACGGGCACCCATGAAATCATCCAGCGCGGAAAATACTTTCGGCGCAGATGTTTCAGATATTCATACCCTGAAAACACTGCTGCTAAAGCAGTCTGAACGCATAGCCGCAGACATAAGAAGCCATGAAGTCAAAGGCAGGACAGTCACCCTGAAAATCAAATTTCCTGACTTCCGCCAGATAACCCGCAGCCGGACCCTTGATTCACGAACTTCTCATGCCGGAACAATTTATAAGACCGTATGTGCGCTGCTTGATGCAGAGCGCCCTCTGGGACCGGTCCGCCTGATAGGTGTCGGCATTTCCAATTTCGAAGGGCGCAACAGGCAGCTTTCCCTGCTTGAAGACCCTGAAAAACCCAACAAAAATAAAAAATTGGACCAATTGGACAAAGCTGTGGATCAGGTCCGTTCAAAGTTCGGTAAAAACATCCTGACCCGGGGAAGGCTGCTGGAAGATGAGTAA
- the cbiD gene encoding cobalt-precorrin-5B (C(1))-methyltransferase CbiD has translation MSKRLREGYTTGSSATAAAMAAIRILLGGEPPEQIEIPLPVKGTLKIPVAHVEKIGPGRACGAVIKDGGDDPDATHGHEIQALVEISAADSLRIEISGGKGVGRVTLPGLPVPVGEAAINPVPRKQIISGALAEISRTAPEFCGLIKITIEVPQGEIIAKETMNSRLGILGGISILGTQGIVRPFSHASWKASIAQALNVARASGIEKITFTTGRRSERFFQEQFPDTVQISLIQVADFFKFSMQQAGMKKIRKVRWSIFIGKLVKHAMGFPYTHAKDWAIDFDLLADWSAELGMAEETAKKIRAAITARHVYEMVPEEFHQAFIRMLVRKACANACAFSGNSEVAVEYFLFDFDGNMIYNPGNQKKSSSS, from the coding sequence ATGAGTAAGCGACTCCGTGAAGGCTATACCACCGGCTCCTCCGCCACAGCTGCTGCTATGGCCGCCATCAGGATTTTACTGGGCGGAGAACCACCGGAGCAGATCGAAATACCTCTTCCGGTCAAAGGGACTTTGAAGATTCCTGTAGCGCATGTGGAAAAGATCGGTCCAGGCAGAGCATGCGGCGCGGTCATCAAAGACGGCGGTGACGACCCGGACGCCACCCACGGCCATGAAATCCAAGCGCTTGTAGAAATCAGTGCAGCAGATTCTCTGCGGATTGAAATCTCAGGCGGCAAGGGTGTAGGCCGGGTAACCCTGCCGGGCCTGCCCGTCCCTGTAGGTGAAGCGGCAATCAATCCTGTTCCCCGCAAACAGATAATCTCAGGAGCTCTTGCAGAAATAAGCAGAACCGCACCGGAATTCTGCGGGTTGATCAAAATCACCATTGAAGTTCCGCAGGGTGAAATAATAGCCAAAGAAACCATGAACTCCCGGCTGGGTATCCTTGGCGGTATTTCCATACTGGGCACGCAGGGAATCGTGCGTCCTTTCAGCCATGCTTCGTGGAAGGCTTCAATAGCCCAAGCCTTGAATGTAGCCCGCGCAAGCGGGATAGAAAAAATAACATTCACCACCGGACGACGCAGCGAGCGTTTTTTTCAGGAACAATTTCCCGATACCGTTCAGATCAGCCTGATACAGGTTGCTGACTTTTTTAAATTTTCCATGCAGCAGGCCGGCATGAAAAAAATACGCAAAGTACGCTGGTCCATTTTCATCGGCAAACTGGTAAAACACGCCATGGGTTTTCCATATACACACGCCAAGGATTGGGCCATTGATTTTGACCTGCTGGCAGACTGGTCTGCGGAGTTGGGTATGGCTGAAGAAACGGCAAAAAAAATCCGGGCCGCGATAACGGCCCGGCATGTATATGAAATGGTCCCCGAAGAATTTCATCAGGCTTTTATCCGCATGCTGGTCCGTAAAGCATGCGCCAATGCCTGCGCATTCAGCGGGAACTCGGAGGTAGCTGTAGAATACTTCCTCTTTGATTTTGACGGTAATATGATCTACAACCCCGGCAATCAGAAAAAATCCTCTTCATCGTGA
- the cbiE gene encoding precorrin-6y C5,15-methyltransferase (decarboxylating) subunit CbiE — MIHPLHITGLHPGTLEPSREAAKHIAKADVLSGGKRLLKSFSNFKGKIIPFTSPMEKYASTLEKELAEGRKVVLLADGDPLLFGIAASLTPLLGKKNVVVIPAVSSIQVGAARLGRSWVDFKMVSLHGRNDYTPLFGAMQRKMDCAVYTDATNTPQVIARQLVNKGVDNYSMAILSQLETPEEVVAQGRPESFLNFTCPDLNIVILTADNKECSTPLFGRSDDEFIREKGLITKLPVRSAGIALLDLRGQQVVWDLGAGCGSVAIEGSFISPDSHFYAVEKKPQRVEMIKENIRNLRAWSVEPLCGEMPQALAKLPDPERIFMGGGIGRDDSVIREAAKRLKPGGRIVVHAILMGSIQRTRDLFDELNWSWQSMQIQAATSDQLAGDIRYKAHNPVTILWADKPEGH; from the coding sequence ATGATACATCCCCTGCATATAACCGGACTGCATCCTGGCACACTGGAACCTTCGCGCGAGGCTGCTAAACATATTGCCAAAGCGGATGTTTTAAGCGGCGGGAAACGATTGCTGAAATCTTTTTCCAATTTCAAAGGTAAAATAATCCCCTTTACTTCTCCAATGGAGAAATATGCCAGTACTCTTGAAAAAGAGCTGGCGGAAGGCAGAAAAGTAGTTTTGCTGGCAGATGGAGACCCTCTCCTGTTCGGCATCGCCGCATCCCTGACTCCCCTGCTGGGGAAAAAAAATGTAGTTGTCATCCCGGCAGTTTCAAGCATTCAGGTAGGTGCAGCGCGGCTGGGCCGCAGCTGGGTGGATTTTAAAATGGTCTCTCTTCACGGAAGAAATGACTATACGCCCCTTTTCGGGGCCATGCAGCGCAAAATGGACTGTGCCGTCTACACGGACGCAACAAACACCCCGCAAGTCATCGCCAGACAACTGGTAAACAAGGGTGTGGACAACTATTCCATGGCAATACTCTCCCAACTGGAAACCCCGGAAGAAGTTGTTGCCCAAGGCAGGCCGGAATCTTTTCTCAATTTCACCTGTCCCGATCTGAATATCGTCATCCTGACTGCAGACAACAAAGAATGCAGTACCCCGCTATTCGGACGCAGCGATGACGAATTTATCAGGGAAAAGGGACTCATCACCAAACTACCGGTACGTTCAGCAGGAATCGCACTGCTCGACCTCAGAGGGCAACAGGTGGTCTGGGATCTCGGCGCGGGCTGCGGTTCGGTTGCCATCGAGGGCTCGTTCATCAGTCCCGATTCTCATTTCTACGCTGTGGAAAAAAAGCCGCAACGGGTCGAAATGATCAAAGAGAACATCCGCAATCTGAGGGCATGGTCCGTTGAACCGCTCTGCGGTGAAATGCCTCAGGCTCTGGCTAAACTTCCCGACCCGGAACGCATCTTCATGGGAGGAGGCATCGGGCGTGATGACAGCGTTATCCGGGAGGCCGCAAAACGGCTTAAACCGGGAGGCAGGATAGTAGTGCACGCCATACTCATGGGTAGCATTCAGCGCACCCGTGATCTATTTGACGAACTGAACTGGAGCTGGCAATCCATGCAGATTCAGGCCGCAACTTCAGATCAACTGGCCGGGGACATCCGCTACAAGGCTCACAACCCGGTAACCATACTCTGGGCAGACAAGCCCGAAGGACATTAA
- the cobM gene encoding precorrin-4 C(11)-methyltransferase yields MGKVYFIGAGPGDPELITVKGQRIIREAGLVLYAGSLVPEAVIAEARKDARIENSASMSLEETDRIMQEHAAKGEIVARVHTGDPALYGAVQEQARLLRAAGIEYEVIPGVTSACAAAAASGASFTVPGGTQTLILTRMAGRTPVPESESLQKLAAHNSAMAIYLSAGNPMGIQEQLLAGGMEPSTPVILGYRIGWPEEKSVPTTLENLAETAEQNNFTRQTIFLILPGRDKDSESLLYDAGFSHMFRENN; encoded by the coding sequence ATGGGCAAAGTATATTTCATCGGCGCCGGACCGGGCGACCCGGAACTGATCACCGTCAAAGGCCAGCGCATAATCCGTGAGGCCGGGCTGGTGCTCTATGCCGGATCACTGGTTCCTGAAGCCGTAATCGCCGAAGCGCGTAAAGATGCCCGCATAGAAAACTCAGCTTCCATGTCCCTTGAAGAAACAGACCGCATCATGCAGGAGCATGCAGCCAAAGGAGAAATTGTGGCCCGCGTGCATACCGGTGATCCGGCACTTTACGGGGCGGTACAGGAGCAGGCCCGCTTACTGAGAGCAGCCGGGATTGAATATGAAGTGATCCCCGGCGTAACCTCGGCCTGTGCGGCAGCGGCAGCTTCAGGGGCTTCCTTCACCGTACCCGGAGGAACCCAGACCCTGATCCTGACCCGCATGGCCGGCCGGACCCCGGTGCCGGAATCAGAATCCCTGCAAAAGCTGGCCGCCCACAACTCAGCCATGGCTATATATCTTTCGGCAGGCAATCCCATGGGCATTCAGGAACAACTCCTTGCCGGAGGCATGGAGCCTTCCACCCCGGTCATCCTCGGCTACCGTATCGGCTGGCCGGAAGAAAAATCCGTGCCGACCACCCTTGAGAATCTGGCGGAAACCGCAGAACAGAACAATTTTACACGACAGACCATTTTCCTGATCCTGCCCGGTAGGGACAAAGACAGTGAATCCCTGCTTTACGATGCCGGGTTCAGCCACATGTTCAGAGAAAATAATTAA
- a CDS encoding secondary thiamine-phosphate synthase enzyme YjbQ, with protein METLQVRTDSREEMIDITGSVSQMIKDNGWQSGALLIYCPHTTGAITVNEGADPDVVRDITVNMRKLVPLRGDYRHMEGNSDAHIKTSMFGPDQMLIVEDGEIMLGTWQRIFFCEFDGPRSRKLWIQFMTC; from the coding sequence ATGGAGACTCTTCAGGTCAGGACCGATAGCCGGGAAGAAATGATAGACATTACCGGATCAGTCAGTCAGATGATCAAGGACAACGGCTGGCAGTCCGGAGCACTGCTGATCTACTGCCCACACACTACCGGTGCAATCACCGTAAATGAAGGGGCTGATCCTGACGTGGTTCGCGACATCACCGTGAACATGCGTAAGCTGGTCCCCCTCCGGGGTGACTACCGGCACATGGAAGGCAACTCCGATGCCCATATCAAGACCAGCATGTTCGGTCCGGACCAGATGCTTATCGTTGAAGACGGCGAGATAATGCTCGGTACATGGCAACGAATTTTTTTCTGTGAATTTGACGGTCCCAGAAGTAGAAAGCTCTGGATTCAATTTATGACCTGCTAA
- a CDS encoding NIPSNAP family protein, with product MITCYLVYTIDPYKVKEFETYGKMWIPLVNKFGGTHHGYFLPHEGANNKGVALFSFPSLAEYEEYREKIKTDPECQEAFDYAHRTRCIISFERSFMKPVFS from the coding sequence ATGATCACCTGTTATCTCGTTTACACCATTGATCCATACAAGGTAAAAGAATTTGAAACCTATGGAAAGATGTGGATTCCTCTGGTCAATAAATTCGGTGGAACCCATCACGGCTATTTCCTGCCCCATGAAGGAGCCAACAACAAGGGAGTAGCCCTTTTCAGCTTTCCCAGCCTTGCAGAATATGAAGAATACCGGGAAAAAATTAAAACTGATCCCGAATGCCAAGAGGCCTTTGACTATGCCCACAGGACCCGCTGCATTATCAGCTTTGAACGGAGCTTCATGAAACCCGTATTCTCGTAG
- a CDS encoding GGDEF domain-containing protein, with protein sequence MASEKKSPESRLKFKNSFTRRLFYFAALAGIAVLLLVLSVIYTQNLSRELTDKSTQLSEKLAAEKQKFLRETVELNDAHNKIVATTIHFDRVDKIIKDEDLLITDTYRSQLKTTASISLLGIILSALVVIFIDRKTSKVISGYESRINELEGLSTTDKLTGLANRLKLDEVFNYEINKALRHGNSFSILLLDLDRFKSINDNFGNEIGDMVLQETAQLLKNNLRKTDTIGRWSGEEFLIIAPEIENENAMMLAEKIRKLIAGHYFTQVGTVTCSIGIGSFSDEDSRESMTERADRALHAAKDRGRNRAVYGDAKAPADLAQ encoded by the coding sequence ATGGCATCTGAAAAAAAGTCACCCGAAAGCAGGCTTAAATTCAAAAATAGTTTCACACGGAGACTTTTTTATTTTGCAGCCCTGGCAGGTATCGCCGTCCTGCTGCTCGTTCTTTCCGTTATTTACACGCAAAATCTATCCAGAGAACTCACCGATAAAAGCACTCAGCTTTCAGAAAAACTGGCTGCGGAAAAACAAAAATTCCTGCGCGAAACGGTTGAATTGAATGATGCCCACAACAAGATAGTAGCCACTACGATCCACTTTGACCGTGTGGATAAGATAATAAAAGACGAAGACCTGCTAATAACGGATACCTACCGTTCGCAATTAAAAACAACCGCCTCCATTTCACTTTTAGGTATTATCCTGTCCGCATTGGTCGTCATCTTTATTGATCGGAAGACATCAAAAGTTATCTCCGGCTACGAGAGCCGTATCAATGAACTGGAAGGTCTTTCCACCACGGACAAACTTACCGGATTAGCAAACAGGCTCAAACTTGACGAGGTTTTCAACTACGAAATCAACAAGGCACTGCGCCACGGCAATTCTTTTTCCATTCTGCTGCTTGATCTGGACAGGTTTAAAAGTATTAATGACAACTTTGGAAATGAAATTGGAGACATGGTTCTTCAGGAGACCGCACAGCTGTTGAAAAACAACCTTCGAAAGACAGATACCATAGGCCGGTGGAGCGGAGAGGAATTCCTTATAATTGCACCTGAAATTGAAAACGAAAATGCAATGATGCTGGCCGAGAAGATACGCAAACTAATTGCCGGTCACTACTTTACACAGGTAGGGACTGTGACCTGTTCGATAGGAATCGGCTCTTTTAGCGATGAAGACAGCCGGGAAAGTATGACTGAACGGGCTGACCGGGCATTACACGCTGCAAAAGACAGAGGACGGAACAGAGCTGTATACGGTGATGCCAAAGCTCCTGCAGATCTTGCGCAATAA
- a CDS encoding mechanosensitive ion channel domain-containing protein, with protein sequence MFSEIDPYIYVATITALATIIYIWISYRVTSFRKSRVDRIEKLIKKDPETTAAIPTDVLTAKEERQERREMVKGVKTRFTVIRRTLILFIVLVWALAMILPFMGRLPSTMISIIVAVSTAVVGIAARPVVENMISGIVISFSKQLRVGDTLVVDGQYGTVEDISITHTKIKTWDWKRYVIPNSRMLNKEFVNLTLNDSLQWAYIEFSVSYETDIDMVREIAMEVAAQSEHHNEQEVPQFWIRSMDKERVVCWIAAWADSPAEAWNLKSDVSMRLIRAFREKEIATHLTYVNLSQEHE encoded by the coding sequence ATGTTTTCTGAAATTGATCCCTATATCTATGTCGCCACCATTACCGCACTAGCCACAATCATCTATATCTGGATAAGTTACCGCGTAACCAGTTTCAGGAAAAGCCGGGTTGATCGCATTGAAAAGTTGATCAAGAAGGATCCTGAGACCACTGCGGCTATTCCTACTGATGTCCTTACCGCCAAGGAAGAGCGTCAGGAACGGCGTGAGATGGTCAAGGGCGTCAAGACCCGCTTTACTGTCATCCGCCGTACACTTATTCTTTTCATTGTGCTGGTCTGGGCTCTGGCAATGATCCTGCCTTTTATGGGCAGGCTCCCCAGTACCATGATTTCCATCATCGTGGCAGTGTCTACAGCCGTGGTCGGTATAGCCGCCCGCCCAGTGGTGGAAAACATGATCTCAGGCATTGTGATTTCTTTTTCCAAGCAGTTGCGGGTTGGAGATACCCTTGTGGTTGACGGGCAGTACGGCACTGTCGAGGATATTTCCATCACCCATACAAAGATCAAGACATGGGACTGGAAGAGGTATGTCATCCCCAACAGCCGCATGTTGAATAAAGAGTTTGTCAATCTGACCCTTAATGACAGCCTGCAATGGGCATACATCGAGTTTTCGGTATCATATGAAACAGATATAGATATGGTCAGGGAAATAGCCATGGAAGTGGCAGCTCAAAGCGAACACCATAATGAACAGGAAGTTCCGCAATTCTGGATACGCAGTATGGATAAAGAGAGAGTTGTATGTTGGATCGCCGCCTGGGCGGATTCTCCTGCGGAGGCATGGAATCTTAAAAGCGATGTTTCCATGAGGCTGATCAGGGCTTTCCGTGAAAAGGAGATCGCAACACATCTGACGTATGTGAATCTTTCACAGGAGCATGAGTAA